A window of the Helianthus annuus cultivar XRQ/B chromosome 4, HanXRQr2.0-SUNRISE, whole genome shotgun sequence genome harbors these coding sequences:
- the LOC118491560 gene encoding uncharacterized protein LOC118491560, giving the protein MPKRPKIVSVYNDVDKENTQHVVLPIVTRDEASHRRKLRKLILDNKKSNVGTTSSSLNIDSTNINSTSTPCVTSDNIVNKIGFHNFESTPEVTNNVNSSLSSIVTSNNICSTSNRTTTKNDIGNNISTGITSTTCTSSLNRNLQRLSSGKRKLVSKARISSPIPMIDLTTDETVVRDPYKGVSTDYLDHGDQVITCEVCYAKLWDAEKGSGRKEGGKICHMLCCGYAKVVLPDYKTATPYYKSLFMSNDNESKHFLKNIRRYNSMFAFTSMGGKVDQTVNTGNAPFCYRISGENYHSIGSLVPPNGVKPKFCQLYIYDTENELANRTSDNASSSSTSDETDNKLIQQIKAMFDAENVLVKIYRMVRDCFQQNPYTTLKLRLIGKREQDGRTYNLPTSSEVAALIVGDIDNALEKRDIVVETQTGSLKRISELHPSYLALQYPILFPYGDDGYRIDIPHRGVIDVTNKKRPNCTMREFFAYRVQDRSNQFSLILNSRRLFQQFLVDAYTMIESERLNFIRFQQQDLRSDTYENIRKLRYNGQQDLSKVGKRIFLPSSFTGGSRYMMQNYLDAMAICKWYGYPDFFITITCNPKWPEVQRFLKDTNLNPEDRPDILSRIFKIKLDAICKDLKDRDLFGKASAVVYTIEFQKRGLPHAHMCLFMENDYKLPTVDHVDQFISAEIPDLNQDPELYTLVKDHMIHGPCGNARMSSPCMLDNRSVVPYNKKLLKRYQAHINVEWCNQAASIKYLFKYINKGPDRATVAVVPSNNENEQAENDEIKEYYDCRYISACEASWRIFSNEVNYRSPSVMRLPFHLPGQQTVCFGPDEDINQVLNKPSVNSSMF; this is encoded by the exons ATGCCTAAACGACCAAAAATTGTCTCCGTATACAATGACGTTGATAAAGAAAACACTCAGCATG TTGTCCTCCCAATTGTTACTCGAGACGAGGCATCTCATAGAAGAAAATTAAGAAAATTAATCTTGGATAATAAGAAATCAAATGTGGGAACTACATCGTCATCCCTCAATATTGATTCCACTAATATTAATTCCACTTCCACTCCGTGTGTTACATCTGATAACATAGTCAACAAAATTGGTTTTCACAATTTTGAATCCACTCCTGAGGTGACTAATAATGTTAATTCAAGTCTTTCAAGTATTGTAACAA GTAACAATATTTGTAGTACCAGCAATCGTACAACGACAAAAAACGATATTGGGAATAATATTTCAACTGGCATCACATCAACCACCTGCACATCATCATTGAACCGTAATTTGCAAAGGCTATCATCTGGCAAACGTAAGTTGGTATCCAAAGCACGTATTTCGTCTCCTATACCAATGATCGACTTGACCACAGATGAAACCGTAGTACGAGATCCTTATAAAGGTGTTTCTACAG ATTATTTAGATCACGGTGATCAAGTTATTACTTGTGAAGTTTGTTATGCAAAGTTATGGGACGCAGAGAAAGGAAGCGGAAGAAAAGAGGGTGGCAAAATATGTCATATGTTATGTTGTGGTTATGCCAAAGTTGTGTTACCGGATTACAAAACCGCGACACCTTATTATAAAAGTCTATTCATGTCAAATGACAATGAAAGCAAGCACTTTTTGAAGAACATTCGACGATACAATTCTATGTTCGCGTTTACCTCAATGGGTGGTAAGGTTGACCAAACCGTGAATACTGGTAATGCTCCTTTTTGCTACAGAATTAGTGGTGAAAATTACCATTCTATTGGTAGTCTTGTGCCACCAAACGGAGTGAAGCCTAAATTTTGTCAGTTATACATATACGATACTGAAAATGAGTTGGCAAACAG GACTTCAGACAATGCTTCCTCATCATCCACTTCAGATGAAACCGATAATAAGCTGATACAACAAATCAAAGCAATGTTTGATGCCGAAAATGTGCTTGTGAAAATTTATAGGATGGTTAGAGATTGCTTCCAACAAAATCCTTATACCACTTTAAAGCTTCGCCTTATTGGCAAAAGAGAACAAGATGGTCGGACTTATAACTTACCTACTTCCTCAGAGGTTGCTGCTCTTATTGTTGGAGATATCGATAACGCACTTGAGAAAAGAGATATCGTTGTCGAGACACAAACAGGTTCATTAAAAAGAATAAGTGAATTGCATCCATCCTATCTTGCACTTCAGTATCCTATTTTGTTCCCATATGGAGACGACGGTTACAGAATTGACATACCACATAGGGGTGTCATTGATGTTACTAACAAGAAACGTCCGAATTGTACAATGAGAGAGTTTTTTGCGTATCGTGTACAAGATCGTAGTAACCAGTTTTCATTGATTCTAAATTCTCGACGCTTATTCCAACAGTTTTTGGTTGATGCTTATACGATGATTGAGAGCGAGCGACTTAACTTTATAAGATTTCAGCAACAAGATCTCAGGTCTGATACATATGAGAATATCCGGAAACTAAGATATAACGGCCAACAAGATTTGTCTAAGGTTGGAAAACGTATTTTCCTTCCATCTTCCTTTACAGGCGGGTCACgatatatgatgcaaaactaTCTTGACGCAATGGCAATTTGTAAATGGTATGGTTATCCAGACTTTTTTATAACCATTACCTGCAATCCCAAATGGCCGGAGGTTCAAAGGTTTCTTAAGGACACAAATCTTAATCCGGAGGATAGGCCTGATATTTTATCTCGAATTTTTAAAATAAAGCTGGATGCCATTTGTAAAGATTTGAAAGACCGTGATTTGTTTGGAAAAGCTTCTGCTG ttgttTACACTATTGAGTTTCAGAAGCGAGGATTGCCTCATGCACATATGTGCTTATTCATGGAGAATGATTACAAACTTCCAACTGTAGACCATGTTGATCAGTTTATTTCTGCAGAAATCCCTGATTTAAACCAAGACCCGGAACTATATACGCTTGTGAAAGACCATATGATTCACGGTCCATGTGGTAATGCTAGAATGAGCTCTCCATGTATG TTAGACAATAGAAGTGTTGTACCTTATAACAAAAAGCTTTTGAAAAGATATCAGGCGCATATAAACGTTGAATGGTGCAACCAAGCGGCGTCAATAAAGTATTTGTTCAAGTATATTAATAAAGGTCCTGATAGAGCAACAGTTGCTGTGGTTCCGAGCAACAATGAAAACGAACAAGCAGAAAATGATGAAATTAAAGAGTATTATGACTGTAGGTATATATCTGCGTGTGAAGCGTCTTGGAGGATTTTTTCTAATGAAGTTAATTATAGGAGTCCTTCTGTTATGCGTCTTCCTTTCCATCTTCCTGGACAACAAACAGTTTGTTTCGGTCCAGATGAAGATATTAATCAAGTGCTAAACAAACCATCTGTGAACTCATCAATGTTTTAG
- the LOC118491559 gene encoding ATP-dependent DNA helicase PIF2-like yields the protein MGSENKRKNNWKNSFRSPSTGEAYYLRILLNKVKGPTSFDDIKTVNGRVYDTFRDACYALGLLDDDSEYIEAIKEANISGSAGYIRNLFATMLLSSTLSRPEVVWESTWKYMTDDFLYRFSKYHRVSGLSIPDEQLKNYITFAADLINEELAYDRTELQNVYQGQVNLLTDEQRAVYEEIMNAVHGDNGGVFFVYGYGGTGKTFLWKTLSAAIRSKGQIVLNVASSGIASLLLEGGRTAHSRFHIPLNLNEDSVCHIKPDDDVAKLLQQTKLIIWDEAPMVHKHAFEALDRTMHDIFNISNPSRQILPVVPNGGRQEIVNASLCSSYLWSKCKLLTLSRNMRLTVGRPSSEVEEISNFAKWLLDVGEGNVGGSNDGEAIIEIPPELLIDSISDPISSLIDFVYPSILDNYNDPNYFSTRAILAPKNEVVHEINDRLLAVSLVKKKSILVLTVYALLKMAMLISKIIFS from the exons ATGGGTTCCGAGAATAAAAGGAAAAACAATTGGAAGAATTCATTCCGTTCTCCTTCTACCGGTGAAGCGTACTATTTAAGAattcttcttaacaaagttaaaggACCAACTTCGTTTGATGATATTAAAACAGTTAATGGTCGAGTGTACGATACTTTTAGAGATGCTTGCTATGCGCTTGGTTTGTTGGATGACGACTCTGAGTATATTGAGGCCATCAAAGAAGCAAATATATCAGGTAGTGCAGGTTATATTCGCAATTTATTCGCCACCATGTTACTGTCAAGCACATTATCTAGACCTGAAGTTGTCTGGGAAAGCACATGGAAGTATATGACAGATGATTTTCTGTACAGATTCTCAAAGTATCATCGTGTTTCAg GTTTATCAATTCCTGATGAGCAACTAAAGAACTAC ATAACTTTCGCTGCCGATTTGATTAACGAAGAGCTTGCTTATGACAGAACAGAGTTACAAAATGTTTATCAAGGTCAGGTGAATTTGTTAACGGATGAACAACGTGCAGTATATGAAGAAATTATGAACGCAGTTCATGGAGACAATGGAGGAGTATTTTTTGTTTACGGTTATGGCGGGACCGGTAAAACGTTTTTATGGAAAACATTATCTGCTGCAATTAGGTCAAAAGGTCAGATTGTATTAAACGTTGCATCTAGCGGAATTGCATCATTGCTGTTGGAGGGAGGAAGAACGGCTCATTCTAGGTTTCATATACCTTTGAATCTTAATGAGGATTCCGTTTGTCATATAAAACCAGACGATGATGTAGCTAAATTACTACAGCAGACCAAACTCATTATATGGGATGAAGCTCCTATGGTTCATAAACATGCATTTGAGGCTTTGGATAGAACTATGCATGACATTTTCAATATATCTAATCCATCCAG GCAAATACTACCTGTTGTTCCAAACGGTGGACGTCAAGAAATTGTGAATGCCTCATTATGTTCTTCTTATCTGTGGAGTAAGTGTAAGTTGTTGACGTTATCTAGAAACATGAGGTTAACTGTTGGAAGACCATCATCTGAAGTTGAAGAGATTAGTAATTTTGCAAAATGGTTGTTGGACGTTGGCGAGGGAAATGTTGGTGGTTCCAATGATGGAGAAGCAATAATTGAAATACCACCTGAGCTTTTAATTGATAGCATATCTGATCCAATTTCTAGCCTGATTGATTTTGTTTATCCGTCAATCTTGGATAATTACAATGATCCTAATTACTTTAGTACAAGAGCTATACTTGCGCCTAAGAATGAGGTTGTTCACGAGATTAACGACAGATTGTTGGCAGTTTCCCTGGTGAAGAAAAAGAGTATCTTAGTTCTGACAGTCTATGCCCTACTGAAGATGGCAATGTTGATCAGCAAAATAATATTCTCCTGA